The sequence TTTTATCCCTATCAAGCACAAGCATCATCGCCTCAAGCTTTCTTAGATACTTGTCTTTGCGCCACTCTTTGCTAAATTCTATAACCGCCTTTAGCAAATCGCCCTTTGTATGCTCTAAATTTTTCTCAAACATATCAAAAAGATTAAACGCGTCAGCAGTGCTACCAGCAAAGCCAGCTAGGACTTTGCCGTTGTGAATTTTGCGGATTTTTACGGCATTGCCTTTTAAGACGGTGTTGCCAAAGCTCACCTGTCCGTCGCCACCGATGACCGCTTTATTTTTGCCTTTGTAGGCTAAGATGGTTGTCGCATGAAACATCTACTCTCCTTGCACATCAACCTTCAAGCTCGCATTTATCGAGTGTCCTAGCTTTACATGAACGTCATAAAGGCCGACTGCTTTTAAGTGAGTGTCCATGTCGATCGCTTTTTTCTCGACAACTAAATGATGCGTTTTTTCAAGCTCTGCTGCGATCTCTTCTTTTGAAACTGAGCCAAAAAGCGAGCCATTTGCACCAAGAGTTTTTTTGATGACAACTGTCACTTTTTCAAGCTCTTCTTTAAGCTTTTCTAAATTTGTGATCTCATATTTTAGCTCTTCGGCCTTTCTTTTTTGGGCTGCTTCATATTGGCGAAGAACGTCTGGAGTAGCTGCTTTTGCAAAGCCTTTGCCGATTAAGAAGTTGTTGCCATAGCCGTCTTTTACCTCTTTTATCTCGCCAGCTTTTCCAAGTCCTTTTACGTCTTTTATTAATAATACTTTCATTTTTGTCCTTTTAAATTTTTATTTCTTAGTCAAATTTTCGCCCATTTTTGCGTGCGATGATGAAGCGAAGTGCATTTAGCTTGATAAATCCCTCTGCATCTTTTTGATCATAAACGCTGTCTTCTTCAAATGTGCAGTATGCCTCACTAAATAGATTATCATCTTTACTACTTCTGCCAAGGATAGTCACGTTGCCTTTATAAAGCTCAACTTTTACAGAGCCATTTACGTGCTCTTGGCTCTTGTCGATGAGTGCTTGGAGCATATTTCGCTCAGGTGACCACCAGTAGCCGTTGTAAATTAGCTCGGCGTATTTTGGCATGATCTCATCTTTTAAGTGAGCTGCGCCGCGGTCAAGCGTGATGCTCTCGATCGCTCTATGAGCTTTTAGCATTATCGTGCCGCCAGGAGTTTCGTAGCATCCGCGACTCTTCATACCAACAGAGCGGTTTTCTACGATGTCAAGTCTGCCTATACCGTGTTTTGCGCCAAGGCGGTTTAGCTCGGTTAAAATTTCAGCTGGGCTCATTTTTTTGCCGTTTATGCTTACTGGATCGCCTTTTTCATAGCCGATCTCAATGATCTCGCTTTTATCTGGAGCATCTTTTGGGTTTACTGTCCATCTCCACATATCATCTTCTGGTGCGTGACTTGGGTCTTCAAGCACTAGACCTTCATAGCTTATGTGAAGTAAATTTGCGTCCATTGAGTATGGGCTTTTGCCTGGTTTTTTGGTGATATCTATGCCGTTTTTCTCAGCGTATGCCAAAAGTTTTTCACGACTATTTAGATCCCACTCGCGCCATGGAGCTATAATAGTTAGGTTGTCGCCAAGCGCGTAGTATCCAAGCTCAAAGCGAACTTGGTCGTTGCCTTTGCCTGTTGCTCCGTGGCTCACGCCATCAGCGCCAACAAGTCTTGCGATCTCACTTTGGCGTTTTGCTATTAGTGGGCGCGCTATTGAAGTGCCAAGCAGATACTCGCCCTCGTAGACTGCATTTGCTCTAAACATTGGAAACACATAATCACGTACAAATTCTTCTCTTAAATCTTCTATAAAAATATTTTCAGGCTTTACACCAAGTGCTAAGGCTTTTTTGCGTGCAGGCTCTAGCTCTTCGCCTTGGCCAATGTCAGCTGTAAATGTGACTACTTCGCAGTTATATTCATCTTGAAGCCATTTTAAAATGATACTTGTGTCAAGTCCGCCAGAGTATGCTAAAACCACTTTTTTTACGCCTTTTTTCATAGCTCTTCCTTTTGTTAAAATGGTCGTATTTTAGCCTAAATTGATTAATTTTTAATAAACTAATTTAATAAATAATGTAAGTTTTTTCTTAGAAAATTTTATAAAAAAGATTAGTATTTAAAATTATGATAATTAATATTGTTTTAAAAGATACTTTGTTAAATTTCAAACTTTTTCAAATTAAATTTTTAAAAGGATAGTCGTGAGAAAAACAAAATTTATTGCCATCTGCCTTAGTGTTTGTGTGGCAAATTCACTCTTTGGAGCAGAGCATAAAGACAATAACGAAACAAGGCTTGATGGTGTTGTAGTAAGTGCGAGTGGCTTTTCGCAGCAGATCAAAGAGGCTCCTGCGAGCATAAGCGTGATAAGTGGCGATGAGCTTACAAAAGATAGCTTTACTTCGCTCCACTCTATCGCCCAAAAAGTGCCAGGCGTAAATGTCGTTGGCGGTGAGGACGGTCCAGCTAGTGGTATCTCAATACGTGGCATGGAAAGCTCACAAACACTAGTTTTAATTGATGGCAAAAGGGTAAATTCAAGCAGCGCAAATCCAAAGGGCGGAGCAGGGGATATGAACTCAAATTTCATCCCACCAGCTGAAGCGATCGAGCGCATAGAGATCATCCGCGGACCTATGAGCTCGCTTTATGGTAGCGACGCAGTTGGTGGCGTGATAAATATCATCACTAAAAAAGATTTTTCAAAATTTAACGGCAACGTCGGCATCTCAACCACGATAAACACGCACAAAGGCATAGGTGATGGTAGACAGGGGGACTTTTATCTGAATTTGCCACTTTATAAAGAGTTTTTAGCGCTTCAGCTTTGGGGCTATAAAAAACTAAGAGATGAGGACAACTATAAAGGCGGATATCAAAAGAGCGATAAGAGAAATTTAAGCGCAAAACTTTGGATCACACCAGATGAACACAATAAATTTTTCATCCTTGGCTCAAATGAAAGGCATGATTACTCAAGAACTGTTGGAAAGTCAGCCACTACTAGAACAAATAGACTTCTAAACGCCTATGACTATGAGAAAAAGAGCTATGGCGTGGGCTATCTTGGCGAATTTGATAACCTAAATGTCGATCTTAGCTACATCTATGATCAGACGCAAAGAACGAGCCTTTTTGATAAATTCATACCTGCAAAAGCTAAAAATTACAACTTTAATTCAAAATTTACAACCTTTCTTGGTGCTCACGCACTAA comes from Campylobacter concisus and encodes:
- the rplI gene encoding 50S ribosomal protein L9 → MKVLLIKDVKGLGKAGEIKEVKDGYGNNFLIGKGFAKAATPDVLRQYEAAQKRKAEELKYEITNLEKLKEELEKVTVVIKKTLGANGSLFGSVSKEEIAAELEKTHHLVVEKKAIDMDTHLKAVGLYDVHVKLGHSINASLKVDVQGE
- the hslV gene encoding ATP-dependent protease subunit HslV; the encoded protein is MFHATTILAYKGKNKAVIGGDGQVSFGNTVLKGNAVKIRKIHNGKVLAGFAGSTADAFNLFDMFEKNLEHTKGDLLKAVIEFSKEWRKDKYLRKLEAMMLVLDRDKIFLLSGTGDVVEPEDGKIAAIGSGGNYALSAARALDKFADIDEEELVKESLKIAGEICIYTNTNIKTYVLE
- a CDS encoding argininosuccinate synthase — translated: MKKGVKKVVLAYSGGLDTSIILKWLQDEYNCEVVTFTADIGQGEELEPARKKALALGVKPENIFIEDLREEFVRDYVFPMFRANAVYEGEYLLGTSIARPLIAKRQSEIARLVGADGVSHGATGKGNDQVRFELGYYALGDNLTIIAPWREWDLNSREKLLAYAEKNGIDITKKPGKSPYSMDANLLHISYEGLVLEDPSHAPEDDMWRWTVNPKDAPDKSEIIEIGYEKGDPVSINGKKMSPAEILTELNRLGAKHGIGRLDIVENRSVGMKSRGCYETPGGTIMLKAHRAIESITLDRGAAHLKDEIMPKYAELIYNGYWWSPERNMLQALIDKSQEHVNGSVKVELYKGNVTILGRSSKDDNLFSEAYCTFEEDSVYDQKDAEGFIKLNALRFIIARKNGRKFD